The genomic segment GGATTGAGCATGCCCACCAGCGTGGTGCCCGAGCGCATAGCCCCGAGGTCGTTTTCCTGTGGAGCGCGAACCTTCAGGACCAGTTCGCAGCCCAGTGCGCCGGCCTGGTCGGTGATCTCGGCACCGGCGGCGACGTAGGCCTCGTCGGTTGCGCTGGCGGCGAGACCGGCCCCGGAGGCCACCCGCACCGTGTGTCCCTGCGCCTTCAGTTTCTTGGCCGTCTCGGGGGTGACGGCGACGCGGGTTTCGCCCGCCGTCGTTTCGGCGGGCACGCCAATGTGCATGGCGGTCTCCTCGCTTGTTGGTGGGGTTGTAAGAGTTACTTCGAGCTTACATGAACTCCGAGGCGCATCCTGGGATCGTACGCACCCGCCTCCATCTGCACGGCGCACCAGGCATTCGCCCGTGGCCCTCTTCGTCCTCTCCTTCCTCGTCCATGCCTTCATCGGCCTGCGCCTGCTGCCTGCGCTGCCCGCGTGGGGCGCCTTCGCATTAGGCGCCTGGCTGTTCGCGTCGGCCCTGCTCATCCCGATGGGCCTGCAGGCCCGCCGGTTCGCGCGGCCTCCGCGCGCGGATCAGCTCGCCACCGCGGGCCTGTTCGCGCTCGGCCTGTTCTCGTCCATGTTCGTGCTCACGCTCGGCCGCGACGTGCTGCTGTTCGCCGCGTTCCTGGCCGACGCGGGCAGCCCGGCGTTGCCGCAGACCTCGGCGCGATGGGTCCCGCTGCTGGCCCTCGGCCTGAGCGTGATCGGGCTGCTCAACACGCGGCGCACGGCGCGGGTGAAGAACGTCGACATCCCGATCACCGGACTACCGCCGGCGCTGCAAGGCTTCACCATCGCCCAGATCAGCGACCTGCACGTCGGACCGACGATCCGGGCGAGCTACATCCAGCGCATCGTCGACCGCGTCAACCAGCTCGAGGCCGACGCGGTGGCGATCACCGGCGACATCGTCGACGGGCCGGTGCC from the Ramlibacter henchirensis genome contains:
- a CDS encoding metallophosphoesterase, producing the protein MALFVLSFLVHAFIGLRLLPALPAWGAFALGAWLFASALLIPMGLQARRFARPPRADQLATAGLFALGLFSSMFVLTLGRDVLLFAAFLADAGSPALPQTSARWVPLLALGLSVIGLLNTRRTARVKNVDIPITGLPPALQGFTIAQISDLHVGPTIRASYIQRIVDRVNQLEADAVAITGDIVDGPVPELGPHVAPLAGLRARHGSFFVTGNHEYYAGAGPWLAEVRRLGIRVLLNEHVVIRREDTALVLAGVTDFMAHHFDPTHQSDPAAALEGAPADAGARILLAHQPRSATAAEKAGFDLQISGHTHGGQFFPWIFFVRFQQPFTAGLHRLGGLWVYVSRGTGYWGPPKRVAAPSEITRLRLVAA